The sequence GTGACGGCGGTATTCGCGAGCGGCGCGGGGCCGTTGTTGATGAGCTCGATCGTGACCTTGCCAGCTTCGCCGCCATCGAGAATTCCGTCGGAATCGCAGCTTCGAACGCTGTCGTCGACCTTCACCGACGTGATCTGATGATTGCCCTTGACCTCGTAAGACTCCACAACGCCGATGTGGGTCGTCGACGTGCGAGGTGGCGAGATGGCGCAGGTGCCGGCACCACGCTTGGCAAAGCCATTGGCAAGCTCGAGCATGTCGTCGTTATCGACGGAGGCTGCGTACGCGAGAATGCCGTCACGCTGTTCCGTGTACGTCGGCCCCACGGGAGCCATCATCATGCCGCCGACGACATAATCGGCCATCGTCCGCTTTGCCACGTCGAACGCGTATTTACCCGAAAGAATCAGGTTCGTGTACGCCTCCCACATCATCGACGCCCAGATTTCGCCCGAGTTGTGCACTTGAGCGTTGTTTCCGCCGCCCGGATTCATGAATATGGGGGGAAGCGCCTGGCTATCGTCGATGTGCTTGAACGTGAGCGGATTCTTGTTCATGTCGCGCGAGTAGGGCAGGCGCCGAATGCCGTAGTAGGCAAAGTTATGGAACGACACCGTCGAATAGTATGCGTCGGCGAACGTACCCGTTTCGAAGTTGTCGCCCTCGCGGCTACCCATGTGCAGCGCAACGAAATCGCCCCAGCCTTCTCCTTGACCTCGGGCTTGATTCGATCCCGTCACGACGAGCCGGTTGTGAATGTAATGGCCCCATTCGTGACCAATGATGCTGTTATCGATGGTGCCGTCATGCTCGACGCCACTCGGCGCGCGCGACATGGTGACCGTCACCGGCCCCTGTTGCAGAGCTGCTTTGAGCGCATTGCCATTCTCGAGCGTCGTCGACAGCGAACCAATGGTGATTCCACCTGGATCGGTGCCGCCCATCCCGGGAGGCGCCGTGTTGGGTGCGTTGTTTGCGAGCAGCATTCCGATGCCACCGGCGGCCAGAATGTTCTGCGCCTTTATGACGAACGCACAGAAGCCGCGGTCGACGAGCACGATCTTGCCCACGACGTCGTTCACGAGCGGGCTGCAAGCGTCGTTGAGGGTGCCTGGGGGAGAGCCTGGTTCGATCGTGCCGTCATCGCCGAGCACCAATTCGCCAGAAACGTTGAAGGTTTGCAGTCCGAACGATGCCGAATTAGCCGAGTAACTCGCGTTGATCGGTGCTCCGATGTTCAGGGACAAGTTGTTGCTGCCCGACCAGAGGAACATCTGCATGCGTGGCGATGTTCCGTCCGCCGGCGTGCTCATGTTGGCGTTGTTGCGCGCGGCGCCGGCACCATTGAAACCAAGCGCCTTGTCTTGCGCTTGTGCAAGCAGCACGTCGGCCTCTTCGCCACCGCGCCCGTAGTTGCTCTCTTGTGCGTTCCCGGCAGCCTCGTTGAACCCCGAGTCGTACCAATAGTCGTGCAGCCAGTTTGTCGTATAGAACAACTGCGTCGTCGCTGCTTTGCTTTGATCGACGCTCGCGAGCGGTGCAGCAGCCGTGTCGTAGGTTCGATCGAACACCCCCGGAGCCGTGACGTCTGCGCGGAGATCAACCCCGGCGTTGAAGCCTTGGTTCGCCGCTGCCACGTCTGCCGTGCATGCACCGGCGACGTTGCAATCCGTGTGATCGGTGTACGCATCGATGTTGTTGCCCTTCGTCTCGGTCGCTCCGGCAGGCAACCACGGATCCGGCATGCCGCTCGGGTTCGTGTTGAACCCTTCCATCGTCACGAGTGACGGCGCCGTGAATCCCGGTATTTGGTTGTCCGGAGCGCCCGTCGGATGCGGCGTGAAGTCTACGAAAGGACTGTCCTTCGGCGTATGCGGCGGCATCTCGTCCGCCCACACGCGGTACTGGAACGCGTCGTACTCGGTCAAACTCTTGCGCAAGAGCACTCGGCCATCGTTCGCAGCAATCACGTGGGCGAACACGTCCGGCGTGACCGTTCCCGGCGCAGACACCTGCACTTCGACGTAATACGCCGGCACGAGCGCGTCGGGCATCACGTAATACACCTTCTTCGCGCGCGCAGGCTCCACGAATGCGCGCTCGGACGAACCCACTTTGAAGGGCGCCGTGAGGTCGAAGAGATCGTACCCAGACTTCTTTGCCGTCTGCGCTCGAAGGCTCGACGCAGATAGTTTGACTCCGTAAAGATCTTCGAGCGACCGACCAATCGCTGCATCCGGCGCGACCGCAAACGGTCCCCACTTCTTCGCCGTGCCCGCGATCGCTCCTGGATGAAGCGCGCCACCGAGCGCCACGAGCTTGCCCGAACGCGTGAGAAGCACCTTCATGTCGCTGTGGAGCAGCTCGACTCCATCGACAGATTGGCGGAAGACGACGATGACGCCACCTCGCCCCGTGTCGTGTTTCATCACGACCTTGGCCGTCTGAAGCGCTTTCGGCGTCAAACCATACATGTCCGCGTGCGCCGCGAGATGATGACGCGCGATACGTTCGGGGCTCGCACCGATGAGGTTCTTTGGGAAGGCGACATTTCGCGCAGCCCAGAAAAACGTCGGCGTGCCGCGTTTGTCATCGACCGATGCGACAAACCCACGCGAACCCGCAGGAGCGGCTACGACAGCGGCTGGATTTGCCTGCGCGTACGCGTAATACGGCTCGGCTTCTGTCGCTCGCGCGTCGTTCGTCGCAAGCAATGCAAGGGGGAGAATGGACAAGTAGCGTGCACGGCGGATCATTCGTTCGTTCTCCACGGGGCGAGAAATTGACCAGGGCGGCGATGTTACCGTGAAGAGCCTAGGCGCTGTCGAGCAAAAAGCTGCTCGGACCCTCCGCTGATTGCCCATACCGCGTGTTGTCGCAGCACCGTGCGCCAAACCGTTTCACGTCGAACAGTTGGCCACGCTGCACCGCGTAAGTAGCCTTGGAACACCTATGAATAACGTGCTCGACAAGCTGCTGGGACGCACGGATCCGTCGGCAGACCTACCTCTCGCACACCGTATCGAGACAAACCCTCCGCAGTCGATCAGCGACGTCATCGCACTCATGAACCAAATCGATGTCGCCTTGCCTGATTCCGATGGGCTCAAGTGGTTCAACAAGCTCTACAACATGGTCACGCAAGCCGTGGCTCGTGAGATCGATGCGGGTAGGTTCGAAAATGGCGCCCTCATCGCAAGGCTCGACGTCCTTTTTGCGCACCGCTACTTCAACGCGATCGTGATGAATGCCAAAGGCGCCAATTGCCCGCGCGCCTGGCGCCCGCTGCTCCAATTTCGGACGCGTCCCGGCGTCTCGCGCGTCCAATTCGCGCTCGCCGGAATGAATGCACACATCAACCACGACCTGGCCCTCGCCGTGGTGGATACCTGCATCGAAACCAATGTCGTCCCAGAGCGGAAAACCCCGTTCGAAAACGACTTCTTGATCATCAACGACATCCTCGAAGAAGCCGAAAAGCACGCGACCCCCATGCTTCTCACAGGAGCGCTCGGAACCATCGAACGCAGCATCGGCAACGTCGACAACGCGCTCGCGTTGTGGAGCGTCAGGCACGCGCGTGATTCCGCTTGGACAAACGCCGAAGTCCTGTGGTCGCTCAGGCACAACCGCACGCTGTTCAATTCATTCGCCTCGACCATCGACGGCATGGCCGGCTTCGCTGGTCGCGGACTGCTCCTGCCCGGTGCGCTCGAAAAACTCGAACGAGCGTAACTGAAGCCTGGCCTGGATTTGGACGCTCGCTTCGCGCGCGTGGGACGCGCGCTTCGCGAGGCTAGTTTACGATGGGGGGGCCGAGGCTCGCCTCCCGGTGCTTTTGCTTGCGCAAAAGCACGGCGAGGCTCGGCCCCCCCATACCCCCCCAAATCAAACCGGAACGTCGTTCACGCGACTTCCCCCTCGACAATTGTTTCAGGATGCGATAGTTCGCATGCGAAACATCGTGGTGTGAGGTAATGGCTGATGGCGAACGAGCTTCGATACGATGGGAAAGTGGCGATCGTCACGGGCGCGGGCAATGGTCTCGGACGATCCCACGCACTATTGCTGGCCAGTCGTGGCGCCAAAGTCGTGGTCAACGACCTCGGCGGCGGAAGACACGGTGAAGGCAAAGGCTCCGAAGCGGCCGACAAGGTCGTCGCGGAAATCAAAGCCGCCGGCGGCGAGGCCGTCGCAAATTACAACTCCGTCGAAGACGGCGACCAAATCGTCAAGACGGCAATCGATGCGTTCGGACGCATCGATATCCTCATCAACAACGCCGGCATCTTGCGCGACGTGACCTTCCAAAAGATGACCCAGGAAGACTGGGACCTCATCTACCGCGTCCACGTCCTCGGCAGCTTCCGCTGCACTCACGCCGCATGGCCCTACATGCGCGACCAAGGCTACGGGCGCATCGTCTTCACGTCGTCCGCGGCGGGCATCTACGGCAACTTCGGTCAAGCCAATTATTCGATGGCCAAACTCGGCATGGTGGGTTTGTCGAGTACGCTTGCGCTCGAAGGCAAAAAGCGAAACATCATCGTCAACACGATCGCTCCCATCGCCGGATCGCGCATGACGGAAACGGTGCTTCCGCCCGAGATCATCGATGCGCTCAAGCCGGAATACGTGAGCCCGCTCGTCGCGTACTTGTGCCACGAAAGCAACAGCGACACCGGCGGCCTGTACGAAGTCGGCGGCGGGTTTTTCGCCAAGCTTCGCTGGGAACGTACCGAAGGCAAAACGATTCGCCTCGGCAAACAAATCCGCATCGAAGACATTCAGCGCGACTTCGGAAAGATCACGAGCTTCGACAAGGCCACGCATCCGACCGACATCAATCAGTCGATGGGCCCCGTTATGACGAATGTGCAGGCGGGTCCGGCGAAAGGCGGCAACGAGTTCATCGATGTCGACGAGGCGCTCGGCTACGAATACCCGCCCATCCACTCGTCGTACGACGAACGAGACCTCGCCATTTACGGCCTGAGCGTCGGCGCCGCGGAAAACCCGCTCGATGACAAAGAGCTACGTCACACGTACGAGATGCACGGGCAAGGGTTCGTCCCACTCCCGACTTACGGCGTCGTGCCTGCGCTTCGCGCGCTCTTGGACCTTGCGCGCCAAGGCAAAACCGCGCCAGGCATGAACTACGGGCTCGATCGGCTGCTCCACGGCGAGCAGTACATGGAGCTCACGAGGCCGCTGCCGCCGACCGCGAAACTCACGCACAAGGCGAAGGTCAAGGACATTTTCGACAAAGGCAAAAACGCGCTCATCGTCACAGAAATCAAGAGCTACGACGAAGCGGGCGAGGTGCTCGTCATCAACGAGAGCACGGCGCTCATTCGTGGAGCTGGCGGTTGGGGCGGTGATCGAGGGCCTTCGGCGGACGTGAACGTGCCGCCCGAGCGCGCTGCCGATGCGACGATCGAGCAAAAAA is a genomic window of Polyangiaceae bacterium containing:
- a CDS encoding M36 family metallopeptidase, whose amino-acid sequence is MIRRARYLSILPLALLATNDARATEAEPYYAYAQANPAAVVAAPAGSRGFVASVDDKRGTPTFFWAARNVAFPKNLIGASPERIARHHLAAHADMYGLTPKALQTAKVVMKHDTGRGGVIVVFRQSVDGVELLHSDMKVLLTRSGKLVALGGALHPGAIAGTAKKWGPFAVAPDAAIGRSLEDLYGVKLSASSLRAQTAKKSGYDLFDLTAPFKVGSSERAFVEPARAKKVYYVMPDALVPAYYVEVQVSAPGTVTPDVFAHVIAANDGRVLLRKSLTEYDAFQYRVWADEMPPHTPKDSPFVDFTPHPTGAPDNQIPGFTAPSLVTMEGFNTNPSGMPDPWLPAGATETKGNNIDAYTDHTDCNVAGACTADVAAANQGFNAGVDLRADVTAPGVFDRTYDTAAAPLASVDQSKAATTQLFYTTNWLHDYWYDSGFNEAAGNAQESNYGRGGEEADVLLAQAQDKALGFNGAGAARNNANMSTPADGTSPRMQMFLWSGSNNLSLNIGAPINASYSANSASFGLQTFNVSGELVLGDDGTIEPGSPPGTLNDACSPLVNDVVGKIVLVDRGFCAFVIKAQNILAAGGIGMLLANNAPNTAPPGMGGTDPGGITIGSLSTTLENGNALKAALQQGPVTVTMSRAPSGVEHDGTIDNSIIGHEWGHYIHNRLVVTGSNQARGQGEGWGDFVALHMGSREGDNFETGTFADAYYSTVSFHNFAYYGIRRLPYSRDMNKNPLTFKHIDDSQALPPIFMNPGGGNNAQVHNSGEIWASMMWEAYTNLILSGKYAFDVAKRTMADYVVGGMMMAPVGPTYTEQRDGILAYAASVDNDDMLELANGFAKRGAGTCAISPPRTSTTHIGVVESYEVKGNHQITSVKVDDSVRSCDSDGILDGGEAGKVTIELINNGPAPLANTAVTVTTPTPGVIFPNGNQFTIPNMLGYNKSTISFDIELAPGQYADTVISFDVQAQNADSCVTDVKIAATDRIDIDDLASISTIDTVDSEKTTFTLTGDASRTDIWSRTKDVEGNWRWHGIDYGATSDTSLETPDIHVSANGNFVVSFEHRYSFETSVGNPNTYWDGGVIEITADGGQTWEDVSTYATPGYGGTITNLAGNPISDRQAFVNQSANYPAMTSTVLDFKKNFAGKTVKLRFRIGTDLAAGDIGWEIDNVALLWVDNKPFSGVVDDTGECNGVPIANAGPDQSIMEGNLVQLDGSASSDPDGDPLTFTWTQMAGPAATLFASQTATPAFQAPEVTDPTILTFQLNVSDGTGSAGDSVDVLVMPDPTQGTGGGAGMGGMGGGGMGGGGMGGEAGMGGEAGMGGGGMGGMGGMGGASSSSSSSSSSSSSGEIVGVGGSGGSGITPAGGCDCSIASDESAPVHPGMLGSLGLLLGWLLRRKRK